A region from the Triticum aestivum cultivar Chinese Spring chromosome 3D, IWGSC CS RefSeq v2.1, whole genome shotgun sequence genome encodes:
- the LOC123075313 gene encoding defensin Tk-AMP-D3, translating to MGLSAKVFVVLLLLLVATEEQGGSVQVALARDCKSDSHKFHGACFSDTNCANVCQTEGFTRGKCDGIHCHCIKDC from the exons ATGGGTCTGTCCGCGAAGGTCTTCGTGGTCCTCCTGCTGCTGCTCGTCGCCACGG AGGAGCAGGGGGGATCGGTGCAGGTGGCTCTGGCGAGGGATTGCAAGTCGGATAGCCACAAGTTCCATGGGGCGTGCTTCAGCGACACCAACTGCGCGAACGTCTGCCAGACCGAGGGCTTCACCCGCGGCAAGTGCGACGGCATCCACTGCCACTGCATCAAGGACTGCTAG
- the LOC123075314 gene encoding glutaminyl-peptide cyclotransferase, with translation MTAGSRRRRPTSSMAPIALSVPAPNASPAPRRLRRPAIAAAGAALAALLLLAAAAAVWRPDYLPAALLRRPAPAAARFYSFDLVREYPHDPEAFTQGLLYAGNDTLFESTGLYHQSSVRKVDLQTGKVLDQHQMDGHMFGEGLTLLDDRLFQVTWLKNDGFIYDRHNFSKRESFTHKMRDGWGLATDGKILFGSDGTSKLYQLDPISLEVTKTVTVKYQDNDVSYINELEYINGEVWANVWQTDCIARVSHEDGQVASWILLHELRQQLWNSGNTEIDVLNGIAWDEENDRLFVTGKLWPKLYEIKLRPVDGPPDGSVEKLCPRASFYR, from the exons ATGACCGCCGGCTCCCGACGGAGGCGGCCGACCTCCTCAATGGCGCCTATCGCCCTGTCCGTACCCGCCCCCAACGCTTCCCCGGCGCCGCGGCGCCTCCGCCGCCCGGCCATCGCGGCCGCCGGCGCCGCGCTcgcggcgctcctcctcctcgcggcGGCCGCCGCCGTCTGGCGCCCGGACTACCTCCCcgccgcgctcctccgccgccccgcgcccgccgccgccaggtTCTACTCCTTCGACCTTGTCCGCGAGTACCCCCACGATCCCGAGGCCTTCACCCAG GGTCTCCTGTACGCGGGAAACGACACTCTCTTCGAGTCCACTGGCCTTTATCACCAG TCGTCGGTCCGAAAGGTTGATCTTCAAACTGGCAAA GTTTTAGATCAGCACCAAATGGATGGACATATGTTTGGAGAAGGCCTAACACTTCTCGACGACAG ATTGTTTCAAGTTACTTGGTTGAAGAATGATGGATTCATATACGACCGACATAACTTTAGCAAA CGTGAAAGTTTTACCCATAAAATGCGTGACGGGTGGGGGTTGGCTACAGATGGAAAAATCCTATTTGGCAGTGATGGTACTTCAAAGTTGTACCAGCTGGATCCAATATCACTTGAAG TAACGAAGACAGTAACTGTGAAATATCAAGACAATGACGTTTCCTATATTAATGAACTGGAATATATAAATGGTGAAGTATGGGCAAATGTCTGGCAG ACAGATTGCATAGCTAGAGTTTCGCATGAAGATGGCCAAGTGGCGAGCTGGATCCTTCTTCATGAGCTGAG GCAGCAGTTGTGGAATTCTGGCAACACG GAAATTGATGTTTTGAACGGCATAGCTTGGGACGAAGAAAATGACAGACTGTTCG TGACCGGGAAACTGTGGCCAAAGCTTTACGAGATCAAGTTGCGTCCGGTGGATGGGCCACCGGATGGGTCCGTGGAGAAACTGTGCCCAAGGGCAAGCTTTTATCGCTGA